From a single Lolium rigidum isolate FL_2022 chromosome 7, APGP_CSIRO_Lrig_0.1, whole genome shotgun sequence genomic region:
- the LOC124674514 gene encoding ABC transporter B family member 4-like → MFRYAGGTDLLLMLVGTVAALANGMSQPLLTIVFGDVIDAFGGATTANVLQRVNKAVLKFVYLGIGAAVVSFLQVSCWTITGERQATRIRSLYLKSVLRQDIAFFDVEMTPGQIVSRMSGDTVLVQDAIGEKVGKFQNLVATFIGGFIIGFVKGWLLSLVMLASIPPVVFAAGLVAIILSRISTKGQESYSNAGNVVQQTLGTIKTVVSFNGEKQAISAYNKCIHKAYKTAVEEGLTNGFGMGSVLCMFFCSYGLAVWYGGKLVLTKGYTGGQVITVLFAIMTGATSLGSATPCMTAFAGGQCAAHRLFTTIKKKPEINPDDETGKKLEDIRGDVELKDVYFSYPARPDQLIFDGFSLHVSSGTTMAIVGESGSGKSTVVSLVERFYDPQAGEVLIDSINIKSLQLDSLRRKIGLVSQEPLLFMTSIKDNITYGKEEATVEDIKRAAELANAANFIDKLPNGYDTMVGQHGAQLSGGQKQRIAIARAIIKDPKILLLDEATSALDVESERIVQEALDRIMLDRTTIVVAHRLTTVRNADCISVVQQGKIVEQGLHDELVLNSDGVYSQLILLQETCEEKKMDRQFSDPRSKSASLSMKRSISGSVGNSSGHSFTLPFGLPGTIELSERNDTHGENHIDHNADGEVQMKAPLVRLAHLNKPELPILLLGSLAAAVHGVLLPVFGLVLSSAIKAFNRPPDELRKDTSFGGLMCVVVGIISIIAIPAEYFLFGIAGGKLVERIRALSFQKIVHQEVAWFDDPKNSSGALGARLSIDASNVRRLVGDNLSLIIQIISTLFTGIVIALIADWKLALIIICVIPLMGIQSYVQIKFLKGFSQDAKMMYEDASQVATDAIISIRTVASFCSEKRITRIYDQKCEASMNQGIRTGIVGGIGFGFSFLMTFLTYGLCFYVGGQFVRHGKSNFGDVFEVFFALLLATMGVSQTSAMASDSTKAKASAISIFALLDRKSEIDSSSNEGLTLDEVKGSIDFQHVSFKYPTRPDVQIFSDFTLHIPFGKTVAIAGESGSGKSTVIAMLERFYNPDSGTISLDGVEIKSLNINWLRGQTGLVSQEPVLFNDTIRTNIAYGKDGEVTEEELIAAAKASNAHEFISSLPQGYDTSVGERGIQLSGGQKQRVAIARAILKDPKILLLDEATSALDAESERIVQDALDRVMVGRTTVIVAHRLSTIKAADIIAVLKDGTIVEKGRHEALMNMRDGVYASLIAVHLTAS, encoded by the exons ATGTTCAGGTACGCCGGCGGCACGGACCTGCTGCTAATGCTGGTCGGCACGGTGGCGGCACTGGCTAACGGCATGTCGCAGCCCCTCCTGACTATCGTCTTTGGCGACGTCATCGACGCcttcggcggcgccaccaccgccaaCGTCCTCCAGCGGGTTAACAAA GCGGTTCTAAAATTTGTCTATTTGGGAATTGGAGCCGCAGTCGTCTCTTTTCTCC AGGTTTCATGTTGGACGATTACCGGCGAAAGGCAGGCAACTCGCATTCGATCTCTGTACCTGAAATCTGTCCTGAGACAGGATATAGCATTCTTTGATGTAGAGATGACACCTGGACAGATAGTTTCAAGAATGTCTGGCGATACTGTGCTAGTTCAGGATGCTATTGGTGAGAAG GTCGGCAAGTTCCAAAACCTTGTGGCTACTTTCATTGGTGGTTTCATCATAGGTTTTGTGAAAGGGTGGCTTCTATCTCTTGTAATGTTGGCCTCCATACCTCCGGTTGTATTTGCTGCAGGACTAGTGGCAATAATACTATCCAGAATCTCTACCAAAGGTCAAGAATCATACAGTAATGCAGGGAATGTTGTCCAGCAGACACTTGGAACCATAAAAACA GTTGTTTCTTTTAATGGGGAGAAGCAGGCCATCTCAGCATACAATAAATGTATACACAAGGCATACAAGACTGCTGTTGAGGAAGGACTTACCAATGGCTTTGGAATGGGTTCCGTTTTGTGCATGTTCTTCTGTAGCTATGGTTTAGCCGtatggtacggtggaaagttggtacTTACAAAAGGATACACAGGAGGACAAGTTATCACTGTCTTATTTGCTATCATGACTGGGGCAAC GTCTTTAGGTAGTGCAACCCCTTGTATGACAGCCTTTGCAGGAGGACAGTGTGCAGCACACAGATTGTTCACAACAATCAAGAAGAAACCAGAGATTAATCCCGACGACGAGACTGGTAAGAAGCTAGAAGACATCAGGGGTGATGTTGAGTTGAAGGATGTGTATTTCAGCTACCCTGCAAGGCCTGATCAATTGATATTTGATGGATTCTCGTTACATGTGTCTAGTGGCACTACAATGGCTATAGTTGGGGAGAGTGGGAGTGGAAAGTCAACCGTTGTTAGTCTTGTAGAGAGATTCTATGATCCGCAGGCTGGTGAGGTTTTGATAGACAGTATTAATATCAAAAGCTTACAACTTGACTCTCTAAGAAGAAAAATTGGTCTTGTTAGCCAAGAGCCCTTGCTCTTTATGACCTCAATTAAAGATAATATAACATATGGAAAAGAAGAAGCAACAGTTGAGGATATCAAGAGGGCTGCTGAGCTCGCAAATGCAGCAAATTTCATTGATAAGTTGCCCAAT GGTTATGACACAATGGTTGGCCAGCATGGTGCTCAGCTTTCAGGGGGGCAAAAGCAAAGGATTGCAATTGCCAGAGCTATCATTAAAGACCCCAAAATACTTTTGTTAGATGAGGCTACTAGCGCATTAGATGTGGAGTCGGAGAGGATAGTTCAGGAGGCACTGGATAGGATCATGCTGGACAGAACTACTATTGTGGTTGCACATCGTCTAACTACTGTCAGGAATGCTGACTGCATATCAGTTGTTCAACAAGGAAAGATAGTTGAACAAG GTCTCCACGATGAACTAGTGCTAAATTCAGATGGCGTTTACTCTCAACTAATTCTACTTCAAGAAACTTGTGAAGAGAAAAAAATGGATCGTCAATTTTCTGATCCAAGGTCTAAAAGTGCAAGCTTGTCAATGAAGCGATCAATCAGTGGATCTGTGGGGAATAGTAGTGGACACTCTTTCacgctccccttcggacttcctgGCACAATTGAATTGTCGGAAAGAAATGATACGCATGGGGAGAATCATATAGATCATAATGCTGATGGTGAGGTACAAATGAAAGCTCCACTGGTACGACTAGCACATCTAAACAAGCCAGAGCTACCTATTCTTCTGTTAGGATCCCTAGCTGCAGCAGTTCATGGAGTGCTTTTACCAGTGTTTGGTCTCGTGCTCTCAAGTGCCATCAAAGCTTTCAACCGACCACCGGATGAACTCAGAAAGGATACTAGTTTTGGGGGTCTGATGTGCGTTGTAGTGGGTATCATATCAATAATCGCAATACCAGCCGAGTACTTCCTGTTTGGAATAGCTGGAGGAAAGCTTGTAGAGCGCATCCGGGCATTATCATTTCAAAAAATTGTGCACCAAGAAGTTGCTTGGTTTGATGATCCTAAAAATTCCAG CGGAGCACTTGGTGCAAGACTATCAATTGATGCTTCGAACGTTCGGCGTTTAGTGGGAGATAATTTGTCCTTAATTATACAGATTATCTCAACACTTTTCACAGGAATTGTCATTGCTCTGATAGCTGACTGGAAGCTAGCTTTGATCATTATATGTGTGATTCCACTTATGGGTATTCAAAGTTATGTCCAAATTAAGTTCTTGAAGGGTTTCAGTCAAGATGCTAAG ATGATGTATGAAGATGCAAGTCAAGTGGCCACTGATGCAATTATTAGTATCAGGACTGTAGCTTCTTTTTGTTCTGAGAAAAGAATTACAAGAATATATGATCAAAAATGTGAAGCTTCAATGAATCAAGGAATCAGAACAGGAATAGTTGGAGGTATTGGATTTGGTTTCTCATTCTTGATGACATTCCTTACTTACGGTCTCTGTTTCTATGTTGGCGGGCAATTTGTGCGCCATGGCAAATCAAATTTTGGTGATGTTTTCGAG GTTTTCTTTGCACTACTTTTAGCAACTATGGGGGTATCTCAAACAAGTGCAATGGCCTCTGATTCAACAAAAGCAAAGGCTTCAGCTATCTCCATATTTGCTTTGCTAGACCGGAAGTCTGAAATCGACTCAAGCAGCAATGAAGGTTTAACATTAGATGAGGTCAAGGGCAGCATTGATTTCCAACATGTCAGCTTCAAGTACCCAACTCGTCCAGATGTTCAAATTTTCAGTGACTTTACATTGCACATTCCATTTGGCAAG ACGGTTGCAATTGCTGGTGAGAGTGGTAGTGGCAAGTCAACTGTCATCGCAATGTTGGAACGATTCTACAATCCCGATTCAGGTACCATCTCACTGGATGGAGTAGAAATCAAAAGCTTAAACATCAATTGGTTGAGGGGCCAAACAGGACTGGTGAGCCAAGAGCCTGTGTTGTTCAATGACACAATCCGTACGAATATAGCCTATGGTAAGGATGGGGAGGTCACTGAGGAGGAGCTCATTGCGGCAGCGAAGGCATCCAATGCACATGAGTTCATATCTAGCCTTCCTCAAGGATATGACACCTCCGTTGGGGAGAGAGGTATACAGCTATCTGGTGGCCAGAAGCAGCGGGTGGCTATTGCAAGGGCCATACTGAAAGATCCTAAGATATTGCTACTTGACGAGGCGACTAGCGCCTTGGATGCTGAGTCGGAACGGATTGTGCAGGATGCCTTGGATCGTGTGATGGTTGGCAGGACCACAGTTATTGTGGCACACCGTCTCTCTACAATCAAAGCCGCCGATATCATCGCAGTTCTCAAGGATGGCACAATAGTAGAGAAAGGACGACATGAGGCCCTCATGAACATGAGAGATGGAGTGTATGCTTCATTG ATAGCAGTCCATCTTACAGCATCATAA
- the LOC124674515 gene encoding histone H2B.2-like — protein sequence MAPKAEKKPAAKKPVEEEPAAEKTPAGKKPKAEKRLPAAKTAAKEGGEGKKGKKKAKKSVETYKIYIFKVLKQVHPDIGISSKAMSIMNSFINDIFEKLAGESAKLARYNKKPTITSREIQTAVRLVLPGELAKHAVSEGTKAVTKFTSA from the coding sequence ATGGCCCCCAAGGCGGAGAAGAAGCCGGCGGCCAAGAAGCCCGTGGAGGAGGAGCCCGCGGCGGAGAAGACCCCCGCCGGGAAGAAGCCCAAGGCCGAGAAGCGCCTGCCGGCGGCCAAGACCGCCGCCAAGGAGGGCGGCGAGgggaagaagggcaagaagaaggccaagaagAGCGTCGAGACCTACAAGATCTACATCTTCAAGGTGCTCAAGCAGGTGCACCCCGACATCGGCATCTCCTCCAAGGCCATGTCCATCATGAACTCCTTCATCAACGATATCTTCGAAAAGCTGGCCGGCGAGTCCGCCAAGCTCGCCCGCTACAACAAGAAGCCCACCATCACCTCCCGGGAGATCCAGACCGCCGTCCGCCTAGTCCTCCCCGGCGAGCTCGCCAAGCACGCCGTCTCCGAGGGCACCAAGGCCGTCACCAAATTCACTTCTGCGTAA